The following are encoded together in the Cynocephalus volans isolate mCynVol1 chromosome 4, mCynVol1.pri, whole genome shotgun sequence genome:
- the LOC134375062 gene encoding LOW QUALITY PROTEIN: death-inducer obliterator 1-like (The sequence of the model RefSeq protein was modified relative to this genomic sequence to represent the inferred CDS: deleted 2 bases in 1 codon; substituted 1 base at 1 genomic stop codon) — MEDKGDPSSAEAPETIKPTRKGFSQTRGFGRTTVAKREGAGDMEAGSLGQQPLQQHSLALGRTGRQPQRTERVEEFLTAAQHQGRQNVPVSLADSSEPTSCPVPDVETALEGSVGSTSEMKSGPHSGSLSVQERPASSGKATGGEDKEDTSDNDSDGLTLKELQNRLWRKXEQEPPDRPLKGIQNHLRKKHREENPTETVHVKAGTTVENALPSKQEPETVQRVVSQSVTDDQESQLERAAAQQVKGEERRDSGNPKPECELHDPNTLDHMCLQPRNNRFMSCCDRCEERFRGDCGSASQARGRLLERNREDYICPNCTVLQVQDETNVETTNHRETKFRPGDADDTDFTSTGTVEQKSSEDRKIKRRVEKAANPSRKKKLKLCQPVVEAPGTSRCTHPGCSSVAQPNLAYCSKDSILTHAEVTMKCLSSGKEQKPKSKEKIKMKPEKLQLPQYGVQGGIKSSSLHKRPAPEKSEGTVKKVVVAFSKSKSLRKETACESSMPSWPSNQNYSAVKLEKTSTVLSSLLCKPRKADGRAEEKAAVASASKRKARLGCLVGKRPSPRHLAPKMSPLFANVAAAQPAIKKAPSGFKGTIPKKPWLLATPSGGTSAVRQMASSRQFPGSAALVGTIGKPVATSLPVASPVPGHLRTWSSAQSQPSSQIRQNIRHSLKEILWKSWAFLFIPFRVSDSDDLIMTEKEVGNITLHLEKEMFNLFQVTDIRYMRKYRSLLFNLKDPKNQGLFLRVLRGEISLAKLVRMKPEELGSKEISLWREKLMKSMKSRIKLCNENKKTDIKQETIPNIKDSTLLSDLDEQQDSVQAVPEKSPQPLLDVRSSLLKNTTSQHEAHLFNLNCKICTGQISSSEDEPPLKKQKLLASAKKEDLKSKCVSSPSDPVPNSADEGIPGTLPRNASEPDLESASHPNLERKYFPGPPGDVILELSPVEGRGDAVVTTVTMSSWDSRTAPSGSCTVTASIPAQPDSAHVVETKQDTLMPALTSLAVPRLILAKPSSSPDPGHLSVPSENISVSESRSSPEGDMTCFLSQLSTIWKGFINMKSVAKFVTKAYPVSGCSDYLSEDLPNTIHIGGRIAPKMVWDYVGELKSSVSKELCLIRFHPLTEEEEVAYVSLYSYLSSRGRFGVVPNKTRHIKNLYLIPLGAKDPIPYALLPFEGPGKHQLSGW; from the exons ATGGAAGATAAAGGTGACCCAAGCAGTGCGGAGGCACCTGAGACTATCAAACCTACAAGGAAAGGCTTCAGCCAAACCCGGGGATTTGGAAGAACCACTGTTGCTAAGCGAGAGGGTGCGGGAGACATGGAGGCAGGCTCGCTGGGGCAGCAGCCCCTGCAGCAGCACAGCCTGGCCCTGGGACGCACTGGGAGGCAGCCACAGCGCACCGAGCGGGTGGAGGAATTCCTTACAGCAGCTCAGCACCAAGGAAGACAGAATGTTCCTGTCTCCCTTGCGGATTCCAGTGAGCCAACGTCTTGTCCAGTCCCAGATGTTGAAACTGCCTTGGAAGGGAGCGTAGGAAGTACCTCTGAGATGAAAAGTGGTCCCCACTCTGGTTCCTTGAGTGTACAAGAGCGACCTGCCTCTTCTGGAAAGGCCACAGGAGGAGAGGACAAGGAGGACACCTCTGACAATGACAGTGATGGCCTGACTTTGAAGGAGCTTCAGAATCGCCTTTGGAGAAAGTGAGAGCAAGAGCCACCTGACAGGCCCTTGAAAGGCATCCAGAATCACCTGAGAAAGAAGCATCGGGAGGAGAATCCCACAGAAACTGTGCATGTCAAGGCAGGCACTACTGTCGAGAATGCTCTGCCCAGCAAGCAAGAGCCAGAGACTGTCCAGAGGGTTGTGTCCCAGTCAGTGACCGATGACCAAGAGAGTCAGCTGGAGAGGGCAGCAGCTCAGCAAGTTAAAGGCGAAGAGAGGAGGGACTCGGGCAATCCTAAACCTGAATGTGAGCTGCACGACCCCAACACCCTGGACCACATGTGTCTCCAGCCTCGTAACAACAG GTTTATGAGTTGCTGTGACCGATGTGAAGAACGGTTTCGTGGCGATTGTGGGAGCGCTTCTCAGGCTCGAGGAAGGCTTTTGGAAAGGAACAGGGAAGATTATATCTGCCCAAACTGCACCGTTCTGCAAGTGCAGGATGAGACTAATGTAGAAACCACAAATCATCGGGAAACTAAATTTAGACCTGGAGATGCTGATGACACAGATTTTACAAGTACAGGAACAGTGGAGCAAAAATCTAGTGAAGACCGAAAGATAAAGAGGAGAGTTGAGAAAGCTGCAAatccaagcagaaagaaaaaactcaagcTTTGCCAGCCT GTGGTAGAGGCTCCGGGCACCTCCAGGTGTACCCAccctgggtgctccagtgtggCGCAGCCCAACCTGGCTTACTGCAGCAAGGACAGTATTCTTACACATGCTGAAGTTACTATGAAATGCCTAAGTTCAGGCAAAGAACAGAAGCCAAAATCTAAGGAGAAGATCAAGATGAAGCCAGAAAAGCTCCAACTTCCACAGTATGGTGTTCAG GGAGGcattaaaagctcttctctgcacaaGAGACCAGCTCCAGAAAAAAgtgaaggcacagtgaagaaggtggtggtggctttttctaagagcaaatccctcaggaaggagacagccTGTGAAAGCAGCATGCCATCCTGGCCAAGCAACCAGAATTACAGTGCAGtaaagctggaaaagacttccactGTCTTGTcatcactgttgtgcaaac CCAGGAAGGCAGACGGAAGAGCAGAGGAGAAGGCAGCGGTGGCCTCGGCCTCAAAGAGAAAAGCCCGCCTGGGCTGCTTGGTGGGCAAACGACCATCGCCAAGACATCTCGCTCCAAAGATGTCTCCTCTTTTTGCTAATGTGGCAGCAGCCCAACCGGCCATTAAAAAGGCACCCTCTGGCTTCAAGGGCACCATCCCCAAGAAGCCGTGGCTCTTGGCCACCCCATCAGGTGGCACTTCTGCTGTCAGGCAGATGGCGTCTTCCAGACAGTTCCCTGGATCTGCTGCTTTGGTTGGAACCATCGGGAAGCCGGTAGCAACATCTCTTCCTGTGGCCTCTCCAGTCCCAGGACACCTCAGGACCTGGAGCTCTGCCCAGTCACAGCCCAGTTCACAAATTCGGCAGAATATAAGACACTCCTTGAAAGAGATTTTGTGGAAAAGCTGGGCT TTTCTTTTCATTCCATTCAGAGTCAGTGACAGTGATGACTTAATCATGACAGAGAAAGAAGTAGGAAACATCACCCTTCATCTGGAGAAGGAAATGTTTAACTTGTTTCAAGTTACAGATATTCGCTACATGAGAAAATACCGCAGCCTCCTGTTCAACCTCAAGGATCCTAAAAATCAG GGACTCTTCCTTCGTGTTTTGCGTGGAGAAATCTCTTTGGCAAAACTTGTGAGAATGAAGCCAGAAGAACTTGGATCTAAGGAAATTTCCCTGTGGCGAGAGAAACTGATGAAATCTATGA AGTCCAGAATTAAATTgtgtaatgaaaacaaaaagactgacatt aaacaggaaaccaTTCCCAATATAAAAGATTCTACACTCCTGTCAGACTTAGAT gaacagcaagaTTCAGTACAAGCTGTCCCTGAGAAAAGCCCCCAGCCCCTTCTGGACGTCCGTAGCAGTTTGTTGAAAAACACAACAAGCCAGCATGAGGCGcatctttttaatctaaattGTAAAATCTGTACAG GTCAGATTTCCTCATCAGAAGATGAGCCAcctctgaaaaaacagaaattgttGGCTTCTGCTAAGAAAGAAGACTTAAAATCCAAGTGTGTCAGCTCTCCATCTGATCCAGTTCCTAACTCAGCTGATGAAGGAATACCAGGAACTCTGCCCAGAAATGCTTCTGAACCAGACCTGGAAAGTGCTTCTCATCCAAACCTGGAGAGAAAGTAtttccctgggcccccaggagatGTCATTCTTGAGCTCTCCCCAGTGGAAGGCCGTGGGGATGCAGTGGTCACCACTGTCACTATGTCCAGCTGGGACTCCAGGACTGCTCCAAGTGGATCATGCACAGTGACAGCCTCCATACCAGCCCAGCCAGACAGTGCCCATGTGGTAGAAACCAAACAAGACACACTGATGCCTGCTTTGACTTCTTTGGCGGTGCCCAGGTTAATACTGGCTAAGCCGTCCTCATCCCCTGACCCAGGACACTTGTCAGTTCCATCAGAGAATATCAG TGTCTCAGAGTCACGTTCCTCTCCAGAAGGAGATATGACCTGCTTTTTATCTCAACTCAGCACCATTTGGAAAGGATTTATTAACATGAAAAGTGTAGCAAAATTTGTCACTAAGGCATATCCTGTCTCTGGGTGTTCTGATTATCTCAGTGAG GACTTGCCCAACACAATTCACATCGGTGGGAGGATCGCACCGAAGATGGTTTGGGATTATGTTGGTGAACTCAAGTCTTCTGTGTCTAAG GAGCTCTGTCTGATCCGCTTTCACCCCctgacagaggaagaagaggttGCCTACGTTTCTCTCTACTCCTACTTGAGCAGTCGTGGCCGTTTTGGTGTTGTACCTAATAAGACCAGGCACATCAAGAACCTCTACCTCATCCCACTGGGTGCTAAGGACCCTATTCCATATGCACTCTTGCCCTTTGAGGGACCAGGTAAGCACCAACTTTCTGGGTGGTGA